From a region of the [Eubacterium] eligens ATCC 27750 genome:
- a CDS encoding IS256 family transposase, whose protein sequence is MAQLHFTLDSDFFVGLFSETKDEAFGKLMEALLNQVLQAESTEQLGASNYERSQERSDYRNGVRTRTLTTRIGKIELQVPRHRNVPFKTSLFENYQRNEQALITTMMEMVVQGVSTRNIKKVTEELCGESFSKSAVSEICKELDVPVKHFKERLLPEHYPFIIVDAIYLKAREDHRVKSKALFVAIGINNTGHKEVLGFEVYDSEKVNTWRDFFENLKSRGLRGVDIVISDAHAGLVEAIKESFSGSSWQRCQAHFTRNIINKCPKKYSTGLASELRDMFNAATIEEARRLKESIYDEYQDVANEAMTVLDEGFEDSITIMALPSKYRIALRTSNIIERENREIRRREKVIQIFPNTESIIRLIGAVLQDDHNEWSVGHKIFDMKEYYDKLSSIQSNLLKIKVA, encoded by the coding sequence TCTACTGAACAGCTTGGAGCAAGTAATTACGAACGATCTCAAGAACGTTCTGATTATAGAAATGGAGTTAGGACAAGAACATTAACCACCCGTATTGGAAAGATTGAATTACAGGTTCCAAGACATCGTAATGTTCCATTTAAAACTTCCTTGTTCGAAAATTATCAGCGTAATGAACAGGCTTTAATTACAACAATGATGGAAATGGTTGTGCAAGGCGTATCAACCAGAAATATAAAAAAAGTAACTGAAGAGCTTTGTGGAGAATCTTTTTCAAAATCTGCTGTTTCTGAAATCTGCAAGGAACTAGATGTCCCTGTTAAGCATTTCAAGGAGCGCTTATTGCCGGAACACTATCCGTTTATTATTGTTGATGCGATATATTTAAAAGCTCGTGAAGATCATCGTGTTAAATCAAAAGCGTTGTTTGTTGCAATTGGAATAAACAATACCGGGCACAAAGAAGTCCTGGGATTTGAAGTTTATGATTCAGAGAAAGTGAACACCTGGAGAGACTTTTTTGAAAATCTTAAAAGTCGCGGTTTGCGCGGTGTAGATATTGTAATATCTGACGCACACGCGGGGCTTGTTGAAGCAATAAAGGAGAGTTTCTCTGGCTCTTCATGGCAGCGATGTCAGGCTCACTTTACAAGAAACATCATAAATAAGTGTCCTAAAAAATACAGCACTGGTTTAGCTTCTGAGTTACGAGACATGTTTAACGCAGCTACTATTGAAGAGGCCCGTCGTTTAAAAGAATCTATATACGATGAATATCAGGATGTTGCAAATGAAGCAATGACTGTCCTTGATGAAGGATTTGAAGATAGTATTACCATCATGGCACTTCCCTCAAAATATCGTATAGCATTAAGAACCAGCAACATAATAGAACGCGAGAACAGAGAAATCAGAAGACGCGAAAAAGTTATTCAGATTTTTCCAAATACAGAATCTATTATTAGATTAATTGGTGCAGTCCTTCAAGATGATCATAATGAATGGAGTGTAGGTCATAAAATCTTTGATATGAAAGAGTACTATGATAAACTAAGCTCCATTCAGTCAAATCTTTTGAAGATAAAAGTAGCGTAG
- a CDS encoding dynamin family protein, translating to MRKKKQMEIYKCGMEAGAAPFEKKYEETAKQIRKTSGHIDELARNQRKNKKIVDAMIDGEQQNQQRIQDLNKIVETGEKALTRYKRKTENIELMMPSVSTTCGSCGHPIESHQLVCSFCGALSKSFPYELVDFDIEKKCMVEVEELAKIIKESNCNDDDWLYQELDDKFRKMKKIKNIAYKAMKDKGEENAPVYRKIYGLTQKFFSDYRKRRIEIAVVGTVKAGKSSLINALIGTHLASVDPTPETSILVKYRTTSEGNYLKINFYTEAQWNKLWSTAKNATVFRNEYDRLGAENIKYEYLNKPQKYITCSSEELPRIMMEWSKSDTPKHFFVKEIEVGYQSDTIPHDVFLVDTPGLSDPVRYRSDITRRYIKRSDWILACITGENLSCQPEFNFLSKVISNKGGDVSKIFVVATKKDMLTNAEGEKKEKEFLIRLGELYNNDSMAVSRFAFVAAEVHLMTTQVIQGINLEPEEKKKFKKALLEIDEDLEFSDVRRKADDILKYASVNDLFDRINKVVLLNRRNYIVNGIINDYIKCMKVINENASLYLDDSKAYLKKLTEDREYDQSQIEKIEQSNRDIEILQGKIRKIRRNLEIEISANSENIIVR from the coding sequence ATGCGTAAGAAAAAACAAATGGAAATATACAAATGTGGAATGGAAGCCGGTGCAGCTCCTTTTGAGAAGAAATATGAAGAAACTGCTAAACAAATTCGTAAAACCAGTGGACATATTGATGAGTTGGCTCGTAACCAGCGGAAAAACAAAAAAATTGTAGATGCTATGATTGATGGAGAACAACAAAATCAGCAACGGATACAAGATCTTAATAAGATTGTTGAAACGGGAGAAAAAGCACTTACAAGGTATAAACGAAAAACAGAGAACATTGAGTTAATGATGCCATCAGTTTCAACGACTTGCGGTAGTTGTGGACATCCAATAGAATCACATCAATTGGTATGTAGTTTCTGTGGTGCCTTATCAAAATCTTTTCCATATGAACTGGTAGATTTTGATATTGAAAAGAAATGTATGGTGGAGGTTGAAGAATTGGCAAAAATTATAAAAGAATCTAATTGCAATGATGATGATTGGTTATATCAAGAGCTAGATGATAAATTTCGAAAAATGAAAAAGATTAAAAATATTGCATATAAGGCAATGAAAGATAAAGGAGAAGAAAATGCGCCAGTCTATAGAAAAATATATGGACTTACACAGAAATTTTTTTCTGATTATCGGAAAAGAAGAATTGAGATTGCTGTAGTGGGAACTGTTAAAGCTGGAAAGTCAAGTTTGATAAATGCTTTGATTGGTACTCATTTAGCAAGTGTTGACCCGACACCAGAGACATCAATTCTGGTTAAATATCGTACCACAAGTGAAGGGAATTATTTGAAAATAAACTTTTATACGGAAGCACAATGGAATAAATTATGGAGTACTGCAAAAAATGCAACGGTTTTCAGAAATGAGTATGATAGGTTGGGAGCAGAGAATATCAAATATGAGTATCTGAATAAGCCACAGAAATATATTACATGTTCTTCAGAAGAGTTACCACGTATTATGATGGAGTGGTCAAAATCAGATACGCCGAAGCACTTTTTTGTAAAAGAAATTGAGGTAGGTTATCAGAGTGATACAATACCACATGATGTGTTTTTAGTGGACACTCCAGGATTGAGTGATCCGGTAAGATACCGTTCTGATATAACAAGACGTTATATTAAAAGATCAGATTGGATTTTGGCATGTATAACAGGAGAAAATTTATCATGTCAGCCAGAATTTAATTTTTTAAGCAAAGTTATTTCAAATAAAGGTGGAGATGTAAGTAAAATTTTTGTGGTAGCAACAAAGAAAGATATGTTGACAAATGCTGAAGGGGAAAAGAAAGAAAAAGAGTTTTTGATTCGTTTAGGAGAATTATACAACAATGATAGTATGGCTGTTAGCAGATTTGCTTTTGTTGCGGCAGAAGTGCATTTAATGACAACGCAGGTAATTCAGGGAATTAATCTTGAACCAGAAGAGAAAAAGAAATTTAAAAAGGCATTATTAGAAATTGACGAAGATTTAGAATTCTCGGATGTGAGAAGAAAAGCTGATGATATTTTGAAATATGCAAGTGTAAATGATTTATTTGATAGAATCAATAAAGTGGTTCTCCTCAACAGAAGAAATTATATCGTGAATGGAATCATAAATGACTATATTAAGTGTATGAAAGTGATAAATGAAAATGCATCACTTTATCTGGATGATTCTAAGGCATATTTAAAGAAACTGACAGAGGATAGAGAGTACGATCAAAGTCAAATTGAAAAAATAGAACAAAGTAATCGTGATATAGAAATCTTACAAGGTAAAATTAGAAAAATTCGCAGAAACTTAGAAATTGAAATAAGTGCAAATTCAGAAAATATAATCGTTAGGTAA
- a CDS encoding helix-turn-helix transcriptional regulator, whose protein sequence is MANDYNDKVSRVLSLYQRLMEGKVVDKEAEAARYGVSARSIQRDISAINNFFEQETEKSGVINSIEYDKKRGGHYLSQIYRTRLTNSEILAICKILLDSRAFTRERMEHILDILVDRCTPAEGKAIVQDLIKNEEFHYIELTHKSEFVDKMWDIGQAIHQNRYLEMDYKRTKDGAIVKRRVKPVAIMFSEYYFYLTAFIEDEDVKADFDVIDDAFPTIYRIDRIAGYKVLDKQFKIPYGNRFKEGEFRKRIQFMYGGKLQKVKFRYKGSSVEAVLDRLPTAKILEEKDGVYTISAEVFGKGIDMWLRSQGDMVEVI, encoded by the coding sequence ATGGCAAATGACTACAATGACAAGGTAAGTCGGGTATTAAGCCTGTATCAGCGCCTGATGGAAGGGAAAGTGGTTGACAAAGAGGCGGAAGCTGCCAGATATGGCGTATCTGCCAGGTCAATCCAGCGTGATATAAGTGCAATTAATAATTTTTTTGAACAGGAGACTGAAAAAAGCGGGGTAATTAATTCAATTGAATACGATAAGAAAAGGGGCGGACATTATCTCAGCCAGATATACAGGACAAGGCTGACCAATAGTGAGATACTTGCAATATGCAAGATACTGCTGGACAGCAGGGCATTTACCAGAGAAAGGATGGAGCACATTCTCGATATACTGGTTGACCGCTGCACACCGGCAGAAGGAAAGGCAATAGTACAGGACCTTATTAAGAATGAAGAATTTCATTACATAGAACTGACACATAAATCAGAGTTCGTTGATAAGATGTGGGATATCGGGCAGGCAATCCATCAGAACCGTTATCTTGAAATGGATTACAAAAGGACTAAAGACGGAGCAATTGTAAAACGAAGGGTAAAGCCAGTGGCAATAATGTTTTCAGAGTATTATTTCTACCTGACGGCATTTATTGAGGATGAAGATGTTAAAGCTGATTTTGATGTGATTGATGATGCATTTCCAACAATATACCGAATCGACAGGATTGCAGGCTATAAGGTGCTTGACAAGCAATTCAAGATTCCTTATGGAAATCGTTTTAAAGAAGGCGAATTCAGAAAAAGAATCCAGTTCATGTATGGTGGAAAGCTTCAAAAGGTCAAATTCAGGTATAAGGGTTCAAGCGTGGAAGCAGTTCTTGACAGACTGCCAACTGCGAAGATTCTGGAAGAAAAAGATGGCGTATACACGATATCTGCAGAGGTGTTCGGCAAGGGCATTGATATGTGGCTGAGAAGCCAAGGGGATATGGTGGAAGTGATATAA
- a CDS encoding helix-turn-helix domain-containing protein: MKDIDFESIGKKLKEIRLSKGLPQDAVASVAEVNTSHISNIENNRVKVSLPTLIYICNALGVTVDYVLSGEYASDDSAIDREIMKELQSFSDDEKERVLRVVRALK; the protein is encoded by the coding sequence ATGAAGGATATTGATTTTGAAAGTATTGGAAAGAAGTTGAAAGAAATACGCTTATCTAAAGGTTTGCCGCAGGACGCTGTTGCCAGTGTTGCTGAGGTCAATACTTCTCATATAAGCAATATTGAGAATAACCGTGTGAAAGTTTCCCTGCCTACACTTATCTATATATGTAATGCACTAGGTGTAACTGTAGATTATGTGTTGTCCGGCGAGTATGCTTCTGACGATTCTGCAATTGACAGAGAAATTATGAAGGAACTTCAGTCTTTTTCAGATGACGAAAAAGAGCGCGTTCTACGAGTTGTCCGCGCCCTTAAGTAA
- a CDS encoding M20 family metallopeptidase, whose amino-acid sequence MSDDIKKQLGAVIDSYKEDLCQMSDEIFDLAEISGEEYKTSDILCSYLEKEGFAVERGTGLETAFRATWDNGSDGPVIGILVEYDALEKIGHACGHHLQGPAGIGAAIAVKNCLQDYPCRLVVYGTPAEETLGGKIIMLDKGYMKELDLAFMSHGSPNTSVDEKCMALENFVVTFHGVKSHAAISPEEGRSALDAALLSFHAIEMLREHVKDDTRMHYTIRNAGGPPNVVPDLTVAEYTLRSYSTKYLDEVVERFYNILKGAALMTGTTYEIQRDLPFKSKVVCHKVNDLLMANAAYENAPSIAPPRERTGSTDFGNVLYEVPGSCIRIAFTDKDAQPHSEAYLKAGKSDAAHNAIVYAAKIMADSICDVLVNPELLAQIKQEFEVAREKG is encoded by the coding sequence ATGTCAGACGATATTAAGAAGCAGCTTGGAGCGGTTATCGACAGCTATAAAGAAGATTTATGCCAGATGTCAGATGAGATATTCGACCTTGCGGAGATAAGCGGGGAAGAGTACAAGACATCTGATATACTGTGCAGTTATCTTGAAAAAGAAGGATTTGCGGTAGAGCGTGGAACAGGACTTGAAACAGCATTCAGGGCAACATGGGATAATGGAAGTGACGGTCCGGTGATTGGGATTCTTGTTGAATATGATGCTCTTGAAAAAATCGGACATGCGTGTGGACATCATCTTCAGGGACCTGCCGGAATAGGGGCAGCAATCGCAGTAAAGAACTGCCTTCAGGATTATCCATGCAGGCTTGTTGTGTATGGAACCCCGGCAGAGGAAACTCTTGGCGGTAAGATAATTATGCTCGATAAAGGTTATATGAAAGAGCTTGATCTTGCATTTATGTCGCATGGCTCACCTAATACATCAGTAGATGAAAAATGTATGGCACTCGAGAATTTCGTGGTAACATTCCACGGAGTAAAAAGCCATGCTGCAATAAGTCCAGAAGAAGGACGCAGCGCACTTGATGCAGCGTTATTATCATTCCATGCAATTGAGATGTTAAGAGAGCATGTTAAAGATGACACAAGAATGCATTACACAATCCGTAATGCAGGTGGTCCTCCAAATGTAGTTCCGGACCTTACTGTTGCAGAATATACACTCCGTTCATACAGCACGAAATACCTTGATGAAGTTGTAGAGAGATTCTACAACATTTTAAAAGGAGCTGCGCTTATGACTGGAACAACATATGAAATTCAGAGAGACCTTCCATTCAAGAGCAAGGTTGTGTGCCATAAGGTCAATGACTTGCTTATGGCAAATGCAGCATATGAGAATGCCCCATCGATTGCGCCACCACGCGAAAGGACTGGCTCAACAGATTTTGGCAATGTGTTATATGAAGTTCCAGGCTCATGTATAAGAATTGCATTCACAGACAAGGATGCACAGCCACATTCAGAAGCCTACCTTAAGGCAGGAAAGAGTGATGCAGCGCATAATGCTATAGTATACGCAGCAAAGATAATGGCTGATTCAATATGCGATGTTCTTGTTAATCCTGAGCTTCTTGCGCAGATAAAGCAGGAGTTTGAGGTGGCAAGAGAAAAAGGCTGA
- a CDS encoding YfcC family protein, which translates to METKAKKKWKTPHTFVILVVIILIAAAATYIVPAGEFTRFKDAATGKTLVEAGSYHRIASSPLNPLKIPSAIYTGIVKSASTITFMLIIGGAFQVITSTGALTALCKKLSKTFSKHKYVVIPVFLTLFSIFGFTMGMSSEVMIFVPIGITLALFLGLDKVTGTAMIALGAAVGFTAGLLNPFNVGVAQDIAELQLFSGMAYRVFILVVLLAATSAYIICYARKVAAHPEKSVIYGIPEDQEYTFDNATDTITVRQIAVLIVMALGFGILIYGLSKKGWYFEEMSGLFIFMGVICGFISGYGPSRIAREFGEGAKGIIVGCLIIGIARTVEVILSDANILDTIVYGIVNIVNVMPDSIKAVGMFLCQSLINCVIVSGTGQAAVTMPLMVPVSDLVGISRQTSVLAFQLGDGFSNSVLPMSSSLMGYLAVSKIPYSKWLKFMMPLFLIWTALGCLFMLGALMIGY; encoded by the coding sequence ATGGAAACAAAAGCAAAGAAAAAATGGAAAACGCCACATACATTTGTAATACTTGTGGTAATTATTCTTATTGCTGCAGCGGCAACATATATTGTGCCAGCAGGCGAGTTTACAAGATTTAAAGATGCAGCAACAGGCAAGACTTTAGTTGAAGCTGGAAGTTATCACAGAATAGCATCAAGTCCGCTTAATCCGTTAAAGATTCCTTCAGCAATCTATACCGGAATTGTGAAATCAGCGTCAACAATTACATTTATGCTGATAATCGGCGGAGCTTTTCAGGTAATTACATCAACAGGCGCACTTACAGCGTTATGCAAGAAGTTATCTAAGACATTTTCTAAGCACAAATATGTTGTAATTCCTGTATTTTTGACATTATTTTCTATATTCGGATTCACAATGGGAATGTCATCAGAGGTTATGATATTCGTTCCTATCGGAATTACACTTGCGTTATTTTTAGGGCTTGATAAAGTTACAGGAACAGCAATGATTGCACTCGGTGCAGCGGTTGGATTCACAGCCGGATTACTTAATCCGTTCAATGTAGGAGTTGCGCAGGATATAGCAGAATTACAGTTGTTCTCCGGGATGGCTTACAGAGTATTTATTCTTGTTGTGCTTCTTGCTGCTACAAGTGCATACATAATCTGCTATGCAAGAAAGGTTGCAGCACATCCTGAAAAAAGCGTAATATATGGAATTCCTGAAGACCAGGAGTACACATTTGACAATGCAACAGACACAATTACGGTAAGACAGATTGCAGTTCTTATTGTTATGGCACTTGGCTTTGGAATACTTATATATGGCCTTTCAAAGAAGGGCTGGTACTTTGAAGAAATGTCAGGTCTGTTCATATTTATGGGTGTAATATGCGGATTTATCAGCGGTTACGGTCCTAGCAGAATTGCCAGAGAATTCGGAGAAGGCGCTAAAGGCATTATCGTAGGATGTCTTATAATTGGAATTGCCCGTACAGTTGAGGTAATCTTAAGTGATGCCAATATTCTTGATACTATCGTGTATGGAATTGTTAATATTGTAAATGTTATGCCAGATTCAATTAAGGCTGTCGGCATGTTCTTATGCCAGTCACTTATTAACTGCGTAATCGTGTCAGGAACAGGTCAGGCAGCAGTTACAATGCCACTTATGGTACCGGTTTCAGACCTTGTAGGAATATCAAGACAGACATCAGTACTTGCATTCCAGTTAGGAGACGGATTCTCTAACTCAGTACTTCCAATGTCATCATCACTTATGGGATATCTTGCTGTATCAAAGATTCCATACAGTAAATGGCTTAAGTTCATGATGCCTCTGTTCCTTATATGGACAGCACTTGGATGCCTGTTTATGCTGGGCGCATTAATGATTGGATATTAG
- a CDS encoding LysR family transcriptional regulator: protein MITEKDMQYVLTIANYGNLTKAANALFLSQPALSIHLKQLETSLGIQLFERKGRRMILTYAGEEFVKSARDITMKCFELEDRMIDIGKNVAVKLRIGYMVRQVESLFPSVMTAFNRLYPQSVVYAIDGHLSDHEEQLLVGDLDMFFGYNSVSNTRLSYETIYEDCLVAILPKSHPAVSFAESKESCIYPWLDLAHVRKERFILQHSNQSIRQLEEDALFYADVLPELTYKISSIDAGIRLAEHGYGIAFTLNSYLTSMKLSPDSVVLQVGDPDMRIPFSAAFRKEDENRKELKEWIRLTKELVSRQ from the coding sequence ATGATTACTGAAAAAGACATGCAATATGTTCTTACAATTGCTAATTACGGAAATCTTACCAAAGCTGCCAATGCTCTATTCTTGTCGCAGCCGGCTTTGAGCATACATCTTAAACAGCTTGAAACTTCACTTGGCATACAGCTTTTTGAAAGAAAAGGTCGCCGCATGATTCTTACATATGCAGGCGAGGAATTCGTGAAATCTGCCAGAGATATTACTATGAAATGCTTTGAACTTGAGGACCGCATGATTGATATTGGCAAAAATGTGGCTGTTAAACTCCGCATTGGTTACATGGTACGTCAGGTTGAGTCTCTCTTTCCTTCTGTTATGACTGCATTTAACAGACTGTATCCACAGTCAGTTGTATATGCCATTGACGGACATCTCTCAGACCATGAAGAGCAGCTTCTTGTCGGTGACCTTGATATGTTCTTTGGATATAACAGCGTGAGCAACACCAGACTTTCCTATGAAACCATATATGAAGACTGTCTTGTTGCCATTCTTCCCAAAAGCCATCCTGCTGTATCTTTCGCAGAGTCTAAAGAATCATGCATCTATCCATGGCTTGATCTTGCACATGTACGAAAAGAAAGATTCATCCTGCAGCACAGCAACCAGAGTATAAGACAGCTTGAAGAAGACGCCCTTTTCTATGCTGATGTCCTGCCAGAGCTTACCTATAAGATAAGCAGTATTGACGCAGGAATCCGACTTGCTGAACATGGATATGGAATTGCATTTACACTAAACAGTTATCTTACTTCAATGAAGCTTTCACCTGATTCAGTTGTATTACAGGTTGGCGACCCAGACATGCGTATACCATTCTCCGCCGCCTTCAGAAAAGAAGATGAAAACCGGAAAGAACTGAAAGAATGGATACGGTTGACTAAAGAGCTTGTTTCCAGACAATAA
- a CDS encoding FKBP-type peptidyl-prolyl cis-trans isomerase: MKIAVTYENGQIFQHFGHSESFKIYEAEGKNIVRAEVIGTDGAGHSALAAVLKDKGVDVLICGGIGNGAVTALSEAGIDVYSGADGEADAAVEAYLNGDLTSAGVNCDHHHDHEEGHGCGHCGSHEDEESGCGHCGSDEGESDCGSGCGGCSGGCGTFTPSFEGPNVGKKVKVHYKGTLNDGTQFDSSYDRGEPLEFTCGAGMMIQGFDKAVATMNVGDVIDVHLMPEEAYGEADPRAFITLPISELPGAEELKVDDKVYLQNMYGQPFPARVAALTDTDITFDANHEMAGKELNFRIELVEVL, from the coding sequence ATGAAAATAGCAGTAACATACGAGAATGGTCAGATTTTTCAGCATTTCGGACATTCTGAGAGCTTTAAGATTTATGAGGCAGAAGGAAAGAATATTGTCCGTGCAGAGGTAATTGGCACTGATGGAGCTGGTCATAGCGCATTGGCAGCTGTTCTTAAGGATAAAGGTGTAGATGTTCTTATATGTGGCGGAATCGGTAACGGTGCAGTCACAGCACTTTCAGAAGCTGGAATTGATGTATATTCAGGAGCAGATGGAGAAGCAGATGCAGCAGTTGAGGCATATCTTAATGGCGATTTAACATCAGCAGGAGTTAATTGCGACCATCATCACGATCATGAAGAAGGTCATGGCTGCGGACACTGTGGAAGCCATGAAGATGAAGAGTCAGGTTGCGGACATTGTGGAAGTGATGAAGGTGAATCAGACTGTGGTAGTGGTTGTGGCGGCTGCAGCGGTGGCTGTGGTACATTTACACCATCATTTGAAGGACCTAATGTAGGAAAGAAGGTAAAGGTTCATTATAAAGGAACACTTAACGATGGAACACAGTTTGATTCTTCTTACGACAGAGGTGAACCGCTTGAATTTACTTGTGGAGCAGGAATGATGATTCAGGGCTTTGACAAGGCTGTTGCTACAATGAATGTCGGAGATGTTATTGATGTTCATCTTATGCCAGAGGAGGCGTATGGCGAAGCTGATCCAAGAGCTTTCATAACGTTGCCTATAAGCGAGCTTCCTGGGGCAGAAGAACTTAAAGTTGATGATAAAGTATATCTTCAGAATATGTATGGACAGCCATTCCCAGCAAGGGTTGCTGCTTTAACTGATACAGATATCACATTTGACGCTAATCATGAGATGGCAGGAAAAGAACTGAATTTCAGGATAGAGCTTGTTGAAGTATTATAA
- a CDS encoding Lar family restriction alleviation protein, whose amino-acid sequence MEIYEMIDLQDCPRCFGPSILEEEDHSYYVMCMDCGCQSAPFSFKNDEDRLDAARRTAELWNTGKVIYTGRTE is encoded by the coding sequence ATGGAAATTTATGAAATGATTGATTTGCAGGATTGTCCAAGATGTTTTGGACCTTCTATATTAGAGGAAGAAGATCATTCTTATTATGTAATGTGTATGGATTGTGGATGTCAGTCTGCACCATTTAGTTTTAAAAATGATGAAGACAGGCTTGATGCAGCAAGAAGAACAGCAGAATTGTGGAATACCGGCAAGGTAATTTACACAGGCCGTACTGAATAG
- a CDS encoding fructose-bisphosphatase class III gives MKEYDKYLKLLKEKYPTKQSVYRELINLNAIMNLPKGTEHFMSDLHGEYDAFYHIINNCSGVIREKVAMLYGDELTVYEQQELCTLIYYPREKLSILMDENKVNDEWYRNVLNQLIQIAKLLSSKYTRSKVRKAMPVDFAYIIDELIHAQKDEDDNRSVYHRQIMETILSLHNGDEFLVALTDLIKRLAVDHLHILGDIYDRGPHADKILDLLMEHHSVDIQWGNHDILWMGAFCGNPVCMALVVRNNIKYKTMSILENGYGISLRFLLQFAVNTYSDKNVDDAVYKAISVILFKLEGQLIKRHPEYRMEGRLLLDKMNLDKGTVRIGDKEYFLNTTEFPTIDMNNPYELTMEEMFLMGRFRADFINSMALERHINFLYEKGSIYKIHNGNLLFHGCVPLDEQGVFDGIVVDCKSYSGREYLDYCESMVRQARTRDSDAVDFMWFLWSNILSPVTGRCIKTFERTFLDKDRNADYKNAIKEDKNPYYDLYENERICKMILREFNLYNESAHIINGHTPVRTKEGQHPVRANGKLIVIDGGFCEGYHAATGIAGYTLIYNSHGMKIKEHHPFMSINMAINSNRDIESESQVVYVEKKRVFVKDTDNGKQITEEINDLMNLLKLYNT, from the coding sequence ATGAAGGAATACGATAAATATCTAAAGTTATTAAAGGAAAAATATCCCACAAAACAGTCAGTTTACCGCGAACTTATTAACCTGAATGCAATTATGAATCTGCCAAAGGGAACAGAGCATTTTATGAGTGACCTTCATGGGGAATATGATGCATTTTACCATATAATTAATAATTGTTCGGGAGTAATTAGAGAGAAGGTAGCGATGCTGTATGGAGATGAACTTACTGTATATGAGCAGCAGGAGCTGTGCACTCTGATATATTATCCAAGAGAGAAGCTTTCTATTCTTATGGATGAGAATAAGGTGAATGATGAATGGTACAGAAATGTACTTAACCAGCTGATTCAGATTGCAAAGCTTCTGTCTTCTAAGTACACAAGATCTAAGGTGCGAAAAGCAATGCCTGTGGATTTTGCATATATCATTGATGAGCTTATTCATGCGCAGAAAGATGAAGATGACAATAGGAGTGTGTACCACAGGCAGATTATGGAAACAATTCTGAGTCTTCATAATGGTGATGAATTTCTTGTTGCACTTACCGACTTGATTAAAAGACTTGCCGTGGATCATCTTCATATACTGGGAGACATATATGACAGAGGACCACATGCAGATAAGATATTAGATCTACTGATGGAACATCACAGTGTTGATATCCAGTGGGGAAATCATGATATATTGTGGATGGGAGCTTTTTGTGGCAATCCGGTGTGTATGGCACTTGTAGTCAGAAATAATATTAAGTATAAAACTATGTCGATTCTTGAGAATGGTTATGGAATAAGCCTCAGGTTCCTTCTACAGTTTGCAGTTAATACATATTCAGATAAAAATGTTGATGATGCAGTCTATAAAGCTATTTCTGTGATTTTATTCAAGCTTGAAGGGCAGCTTATTAAGAGACACCCGGAATACAGGATGGAAGGAAGACTTCTGTTGGATAAGATGAATCTGGATAAAGGAACAGTAAGAATTGGTGATAAGGAATATTTCCTTAATACTACAGAATTTCCAACCATAGATATGAATAATCCATATGAGCTTACTATGGAAGAAATGTTCCTAATGGGAAGATTCAGGGCAGATTTCATTAACAGTATGGCACTTGAGAGGCATATCAATTTTCTATATGAAAAAGGCAGCATTTATAAGATTCATAATGGAAATCTTCTGTTCCACGGTTGCGTGCCACTTGATGAACAAGGGGTATTTGATGGAATTGTTGTGGATTGCAAGTCGTATTCTGGTCGTGAGTATCTTGATTATTGCGAATCAATGGTAAGGCAGGCAAGAACCAGAGATTCAGATGCAGTTGATTTTATGTGGTTTTTATGGAGTAATATATTATCACCAGTAACCGGAAGGTGTATTAAAACATTTGAAAGAACTTTTCTGGACAAGGATAGAAATGCTGACTATAAGAATGCAATTAAAGAGGACAAGAATCCGTATTATGACCTGTATGAGAATGAAAGAATATGTAAAATGATTTTAAGAGAGTTTAATCTCTACAATGAGAGTGCACATATTATAAATGGACATACTCCTGTCAGGACAAAGGAGGGACAGCATCCGGTAAGGGCTAATGGCAAACTGATTGTTATAGATGGCGGTTTTTGCGAAGGATATCATGCTGCCACAGGAATAGCCGGTTATACACTTATTTATAATTCTCATGGAATGAAGATAAAAGAACATCATCCGTTTATGAGTATTAATATGGCAATTAACAGTAACAGGGACATTGAGTCTGAATCGCAGGTTGTTTATGTGGAAAAGAAGCGTGTGTTTGTAAAGGATACTGATAACGGAAAGCAGATTACTGAAGAAATTAATGATCTGATGAATCTTTTGAAATTGTATAATACATAA